One genomic window of Lytechinus variegatus isolate NC3 chromosome 1, Lvar_3.0, whole genome shotgun sequence includes the following:
- the LOC121410293 gene encoding neurotrypsin-like — protein sequence MDVLFLLLSCVILPLCSKPFSAGQSIEGSLRLVDGLTSNEGRVEIYKNGEWGTICDDSWDISDAKVVCRQLGYPGAELAFTRSLFHGGVGRIWMRQVQCSGTEKLLSECSFNDYDICDHSEDAGVRCLVDAEPAEGDLRLMGGNATNQGRLEVFYHAEWGTVCGKKWGLAETKAACRQLGFKGGASFSTGTAFGDGNGRGWLDPVVCKGNENRLEECSRSEWVSSQCSNDKNIGVVCQHTEDGDSRLADGSSQAHGRVEVYYQGIWGTVCNSRWTKDEADVVCMGLGYDDAARTSVRNVPGGSGMILLDDVNCIGLERSLRSCRSRGWGVHDNCTHDNDIAIKCRNKGPLSWIQITGIVLGCLSVLVAVCKCCLRCLSDGSSNATTVVGSRPEGTTQDGEEPDASEPLNQKSDVDGVEVSPPSYDDIGQFPTKPKGDTFV from the exons ATGGATGTGCTATTCTTGCTTTTGTCTTGTGTAATTCTTCCATTATGCAGCAAGCCGTTTTCAGCAGGACAAT CTATTGAGGGATCGCTGCGACTCGTCGATGGCCTTACATCCAACGAGGGGCGTGTAGAAATCTACAAGAATGGTGAATGGGGAACAATATGTGACGATAGTTGGGATATATCGGACGCCAAAGTGGTGTGTCGTCAGTTGGGTTATCCGGGAGCGGAGTTGGCCTTCACAAGGTCGCTGTTTCACGGAGGAGTCGGCAGGATCTGGATGAGGCAGGTACAGTGCAGTGGCACAGAGAAGTTGCTCTCGGAATGTTCCTTTAATGATTATGACATATGTGACCATTCAGAGGATGCAGGAGTAAGGTGCCTGGTTGATGCTG AACCGGCTGAGGGAGACCTGCGATTGATGGGAGGCAATGCAACTAATCAAGGACGCCTTGAGGTTTTCTACCATGCCGAATGGGGCACGGTGTGTGGCAAGAAATGGGGACTAGCAGAAACCAAAGCAGCCTGCAGACAGCTTGGATTTAAAGGAGGAGCTTCCTTCAGCACTGGAACTGCATTTGGAGATGGAAATGGCCGAGGTTGGCTGGATCCTGTCGTGTGCAAAGGCAACGAGAATCGCCTGGAGGAATGTTCCCGAAGTGAATGGGTTTCATCTCAATGCAGCAATGATAAGAATATCGGCGTAGTGTGTCAACATACAGAAG ATGGAGATTCGCGCCTCGCGGACGGGAGCAGCCAAGCCCATGGGCGAGTGGAGGTGTACTACCAGGGTATCTGGGGCACTGTTTGCAACAGCAGATGGACCAAGGATGAAGCTGACGTAGTGTGCATGGGCTTGGGGTATGACGATGCAGCCAGAACCAGCGTCCGCAACGTCCCTGGTGGAAGCGGGATGATCCTGCTGGATGATGTGAACTGCATCGGCTTGGAGCGATCACTGCGATCTTGCCGCTCTCGAGGATGGGGAGTTCATGACAACTGCACTCACGATAATGACATCGCTATTAAATGCAGAA ACAAGGGACCTCTGTCCTGGATACAAATAACTGGCATAGTTCTCGGTTGTCTAAGCGTCCTTGTAGCTGTTTGTAAATGTTGTCTTAGGTGTCTCTCAGACGGAAGCTCAAATGCCACAACTGTTGTGGGATCGAGGCCGGAAGGAACAACGCAAGACGGAGAAGAACCTGATGCCAGTGAACCACTGAATCAAAAGTCGGATGTAGATGGAGTAGAGGTGTCTCCGCCATCTTACGATGATATTGGACAGTTTCCGACAAAACCAAAAGGAGATACATTTGTGTGA